One genomic window of Acidobacteriota bacterium includes the following:
- a CDS encoding type II toxin-antitoxin system VapC family toxin, giving the protein MIIAVDTSAILAVLLSEPSRPALIVATEGCSLIAAPSLPWEVGNALIAGVRKRRLTEAVVLTAWASYGLIPVRLAQLDIAKALELAVALRVYAYDAYMLETARSARAPLLTLDAALARAARSIGVSVMELPT; this is encoded by the coding sequence GTGATTATCGCCGTTGACACGTCTGCCATTCTCGCGGTGTTGCTCAGCGAACCGTCGCGGCCTGCCCTCATCGTAGCGACGGAAGGGTGCTCCCTCATCGCGGCGCCGTCGCTCCCGTGGGAAGTCGGGAATGCCCTGATTGCTGGGGTCCGCAAGCGAAGGCTCACCGAGGCAGTGGTCCTGACGGCATGGGCAAGCTACGGCCTGATTCCGGTGCGCCTGGCACAGCTCGACATTGCGAAAGCGTTGGAGTTGGCAGTCGCGCTACGCGTGTATGCCTACGACGCCTACATGTTGGAAACGGCGCGCAGTGCACGGGCGCCCTTGCTCACGCTGGACGCGGCGTTGGCTCGGGCCGCGCGGTCGATCGGTGTCTCGGTCATGGAGTTACCGACATGA
- a CDS encoding type II toxin-antitoxin system Phd/YefM family antitoxin, whose protein sequence is MKVYSCSEARQRFADVLRQAKREGQAQIRRRDGELFLVQPALRSGSPLDVPGVESGLTALQLVDLVRASRRSTGRLLPQTPANKRMQPTRAKSPTSKRVEGARG, encoded by the coding sequence ATGAAAGTGTACAGCTGCTCGGAGGCGCGCCAGCGGTTCGCTGATGTGCTGCGGCAGGCCAAGCGCGAAGGCCAGGCGCAGATTCGGCGTCGCGACGGTGAACTGTTCCTCGTGCAGCCGGCTCTCCGCAGTGGGTCGCCGCTTGACGTGCCCGGCGTTGAATCCGGTCTCACAGCACTGCAACTGGTGGATCTTGTTCGGGCAAGCCGACGATCGACGGGACGCTTGTTACCACAAACGCCGGCTAACAAACGCATGCAGCCGACGCGCGCAAAGAGCCCTACTTCCAAGAGAGTGGAAGGCGCGCGCGGCTGA
- a CDS encoding BrnT family toxin — protein sequence MTAFPDALAHCSGFEWDAGNAEKNWELHRVTRTESEQPFFNRPVLVTAADRHSSEEARYAALGQTNAERLLAIVFTIRGTLIRVISARDMSRRERRVYEGARQTGKKADP from the coding sequence ATGACGGCGTTTCCTGACGCGCTGGCCCATTGCAGCGGCTTCGAGTGGGACGCTGGGAATGCTGAGAAGAATTGGGAACTCCACCGGGTTACTCGGACGGAGAGTGAACAGCCATTCTTCAACCGCCCCGTCTTGGTCACTGCAGCCGACCGGCACTCGAGCGAGGAGGCGCGGTACGCGGCGCTGGGCCAGACGAACGCGGAGCGCCTGTTGGCGATTGTATTCACGATTCGTGGCACGCTCATCAGGGTGATTTCGGCCAGGGACATGAGTCGGCGGGAACGGAGGGTGTATGAAGGCGCGCGCCAAACTGGCAAGAAAGCGGATCCCTAG
- a CDS encoding BrnA antitoxin family protein: protein MKARAKLARKRIPRFSGEDEERQFWTGHDTVDFFDWSKAVRATFPELRPSTANISLRLPASMLDELKALANERDVPYQSLLKVFLAERIANERGMRRKVPA from the coding sequence ATGAAGGCGCGCGCCAAACTGGCAAGAAAGCGGATCCCTAGGTTCTCCGGCGAGGACGAGGAACGGCAGTTCTGGACCGGCCACGACACCGTCGACTTCTTTGACTGGAGCAAAGCTGTCCGCGCGACGTTTCCGGAACTCAGACCGTCGACCGCCAACATCTCCCTTCGGCTGCCCGCATCGATGCTCGACGAACTGAAAGCCCTGGCGAACGAGCGGGACGTGCCCTATCAATCGTTGCTAAAGGTCTTCTTGGCGGAGCGCATCGCAAACGAACGTGGGATGCGGCGCAAGGTGCCAGCCTGA
- a CDS encoding isoprenylcysteine carboxylmethyltransferase family protein, which yields MSPDLAAADHKPWWKGARGEWLVVAQVVLIGLVFLGPRTVVGQPAWPFPFPNACPVMGGVLMVVGGVLFVAGFIRLGRGLTPLPYPKDGARLVQTGPFALVRHPIYSGGLVLGLGWALYVQGWLTLGYVVALFVFLDVKSRREEKWLRERFPAYATYQQRVRKLIPFVY from the coding sequence ATGTCGCCAGACCTGGCTGCTGCCGATCACAAACCGTGGTGGAAAGGGGCTCGTGGCGAGTGGCTTGTCGTCGCGCAGGTCGTCCTGATCGGGCTGGTATTCCTCGGCCCTCGGACCGTGGTCGGCCAACCAGCATGGCCGTTCCCATTCCCGAATGCGTGCCCGGTCATGGGCGGCGTGTTGATGGTCGTCGGCGGCGTCCTGTTTGTCGCAGGGTTTATCCGCCTGGGCCGCGGCTTAACACCGTTGCCGTATCCGAAGGACGGGGCCAGGCTCGTCCAGACGGGCCCCTTCGCGCTGGTCCGCCATCCGATCTACAGCGGCGGGCTCGTTCTTGGCCTTGGGTGGGCGCTGTATGTCCAGGGTTGGCTCACGCTCGGATACGTGGTTGCCCTGTTCGTGTTCCTGGACGTGAAGTCGCGGCGCGAAGAGAAATGGTTGAGAGAGAGGTTTCCAGCGTACGCGACATATCAGCAGCGTGTGCGCAAGCTTATCCCGTTCGTCTACTGA
- a CDS encoding CocE/NonD family hydrolase produces the protein MIPMRDGAKLHTVILVPKGAKGAPILLTRTPYDATALTTHADSAHLGPILTGYDNATDVIVEGGYIRVVQDVRGKYGSEGDYVMNRPLSGPQNPTPVDHATDTYDTIDWLVKNIPENNGKVGILGISYDGFLPLMALVNPHPALKVSVPMNPMVDGWRGDDWFHNGAFRQQNMAYVYEQEATRAGEAKWWSSHFDDYDMFMQAGSAGELGRRRGLEVLGFWRKILEHPSYDAFWRDQAVDKVLAARPLTVPVMIVHSLWDQEDIYGAIAVYEALEPKDTGNDKVFLVMGPWHHGQEIRDGSTLGALRFSSDTALHFRQEILRPFLDQYLKDGAPKADVAPVTAFETGTNTWRRLPAWPAGCQNGCTIGPTPLYLRAGLTLGFDAPKPGDAAFQEYVSDPAKPVPYRARPLRAMYAAESTWSQWLVDDQREASGRPDVVAFVSDVLTTPMKISGRPIANLMASTSGTDSDWVVKLIDVYPDEVAGQPEMGGYQLMVSADIFRGRYRESLETPRAITPDAALKYTFALPTANHVFLPGHRIMVQVQSSWFPLYDRNPQTFVPNIFRATPGDYRKAVQRIYHAPGQASFIELPLVRTP, from the coding sequence ATGATCCCGATGCGTGACGGCGCGAAACTGCACACGGTCATCCTCGTGCCGAAGGGCGCCAAGGGCGCACCGATCCTGCTGACACGGACGCCCTACGACGCGACCGCACTCACGACTCACGCCGACAGCGCGCACCTCGGCCCGATCCTCACCGGCTACGACAACGCCACCGACGTCATCGTCGAAGGCGGCTACATCCGTGTGGTCCAGGACGTGCGAGGCAAGTACGGCTCGGAAGGCGACTACGTGATGAATCGCCCGCTGAGCGGACCACAGAATCCGACGCCGGTCGATCACGCCACCGACACGTACGACACCATCGACTGGCTCGTGAAGAACATCCCGGAGAACAACGGCAAGGTCGGCATCCTCGGCATTTCGTACGACGGCTTCCTGCCGCTGATGGCGCTCGTCAACCCCCACCCCGCGCTCAAGGTGTCGGTGCCGATGAACCCGATGGTGGACGGCTGGAGGGGCGACGACTGGTTCCATAATGGCGCCTTCCGGCAGCAGAATATGGCGTACGTCTACGAGCAGGAGGCGACGCGTGCGGGCGAGGCCAAGTGGTGGTCAAGTCACTTCGACGACTACGACATGTTCATGCAGGCCGGATCAGCCGGCGAGCTGGGACGTCGCCGAGGGCTTGAGGTACTCGGGTTCTGGCGCAAAATCCTCGAACATCCGAGCTACGACGCGTTCTGGCGCGATCAGGCCGTGGACAAGGTGCTGGCGGCTCGGCCGCTGACCGTGCCCGTGATGATCGTGCACAGCCTGTGGGACCAGGAAGACATCTACGGCGCCATCGCCGTGTACGAAGCGCTCGAGCCGAAGGACACGGGCAACGACAAGGTCTTCCTGGTGATGGGGCCGTGGCACCACGGCCAGGAGATTCGCGACGGCAGTACGCTCGGCGCCCTGCGATTCAGCAGCGACACGGCGCTGCACTTCCGGCAGGAGATCCTGCGTCCCTTCCTGGATCAGTACCTGAAGGACGGCGCGCCGAAAGCCGACGTGGCCCCCGTGACCGCGTTCGAAACCGGGACCAACACGTGGCGGCGCCTGCCCGCGTGGCCGGCTGGCTGCCAGAACGGCTGCACGATTGGGCCGACGCCGCTCTATCTGCGCGCTGGTCTGACTCTGGGCTTTGACGCTCCGAAGCCAGGGGACGCCGCGTTTCAGGAGTACGTGTCCGACCCCGCTAAGCCTGTGCCTTACCGCGCGCGTCCTCTGCGTGCGATGTATGCGGCAGAATCCACATGGAGTCAGTGGCTCGTCGACGACCAGCGCGAGGCGTCCGGCCGTCCGGACGTGGTCGCGTTCGTCTCGGATGTGCTGACGACACCTATGAAGATCAGCGGACGCCCGATCGCCAATCTGATGGCATCCACGAGCGGCACGGATTCAGACTGGGTGGTCAAGCTCATCGATGTGTATCCCGACGAAGTGGCCGGCCAGCCGGAGATGGGTGGATATCAGCTGATGGTGTCAGCCGACATCTTCCGGGGCCGTTACCGCGAGAGCCTCGAGACGCCAAGAGCGATCACGCCCGACGCGGCGCTGAAGTACACGTTCGCGTTGCCCACGGCGAACCACGTCTTTCTGCCGGGCCACCGCATCATGGTTCAGGTGCAGTCGAGCTGGTTCCCGCTCTACGACCGCAATCCCCAGACGTTCGTCCCCAATATTTTCCGGGCGACGCCAGGGGATTACCGCAAAGCCGTGCAGCGGATCTACCATGCGCCCGGCCAGGCGAGCTTCATCGAACTGCCGCTTGTCAGGACTCCGTGA
- a CDS encoding YdeI/OmpD-associated family protein: MSPEAIDAIDVRTRRQWRKWLEAHHASESEIWLVFQKRHTGVRSLSYNDAVEEALCYGWIDSIVRRLDEARYARKFTPRQADSKWSTANRRRYADLGSRGLLAAPGLSRAPTSRSGDAPRPSVAEIPSYIEQALKTNLRAWRTFGQLAPSYRRAYIGWIDAAKREDTKARRLREAARLLAEGKKLGLK; encoded by the coding sequence ATGTCACCTGAAGCCATTGACGCCATAGACGTGCGGACCCGCCGGCAGTGGCGGAAGTGGCTGGAAGCGCACCACGCCTCGGAGTCTGAAATCTGGCTTGTCTTCCAGAAGCGGCACACTGGCGTGAGATCCCTCAGCTACAACGACGCCGTCGAAGAAGCACTCTGCTATGGCTGGATCGACAGCATCGTCAGGCGCCTCGATGAAGCCCGGTATGCCCGGAAGTTCACGCCGCGACAGGCCGACAGCAAATGGTCGACCGCGAATCGCCGACGGTACGCGGACCTCGGCTCGCGCGGGTTGCTGGCGGCACCGGGATTGAGCCGCGCGCCGACGAGTCGGAGCGGTGATGCGCCACGTCCATCCGTTGCGGAGATCCCGTCGTACATCGAGCAGGCATTGAAGACCAATCTGCGTGCCTGGAGGACGTTCGGACAGCTGGCTCCGTCGTATCGGCGGGCCTACATCGGGTGGATCGACGCAGCCAAACGAGAAGACACGAAGGCGCGACGTCTTCGCGAAGCCGCGCGCCTTCTGGCGGAAGGCAAGAAGCTCGGCTTGAAGTGA
- a CDS encoding carbon starvation protein A, translating into MNSVPLMLIAILFLALAYRYYGAFIAAKVLALGDRPTPAHTMEDGQNYQPTNKWVLFGHHFAAISGAGPLIGPVLAAQYGYAPTFLWMLLGAVIAGGVHDMTILVASIRRKGKSLAEIARAEVSPLAGFVGSIAILIIIIVALAGLGFAVVNALRDSSWGTFTISMTIPVAMFVGMWMYRLRKGHIIEASVIGVVGVFAALIIGGMIPGSRFAPAFTLSREGIVIALAAYGFIASVLPVWLLLVPRDYLSSYLKIGTIAALIAGVFIVHPTLQMPAFTPYDAGGGPIIPGKLYPFLFITIACGAISGFHSLVSSGTTPKMLDKERDALPVAYGAMLMECIVSVVALIAACSLHPADYFAINVSPDKFAAMGLTPVNLDMLSSRVGELVAGRPGGAVSLAVGFAQIFAGIPGLTHLMGYWYHFAIMFEALFILTTIDAGTRVARFLVQEYVGRVWKPMERTDWLPGSLLSTSFVVFAWAYFIWTGNISTIWPMFGSANQLLAAVALAVATAALLNAGKVRYVWVTLVPLVFVAVTTIYAGVLNITDNFLPLSRVPGKELLGWVNVTLTSVILCCVIVVLVETGRRAWRVLRKQEYTKNGQTVKVIDGSPVEVLTFGEA; encoded by the coding sequence ATGAATTCGGTGCCCCTGATGCTGATCGCCATCCTCTTCTTGGCGCTGGCTTACCGGTATTACGGGGCCTTCATCGCGGCCAAGGTGCTCGCGCTCGGCGACCGCCCCACCCCGGCGCACACCATGGAGGACGGTCAGAATTATCAGCCCACGAACAAGTGGGTGCTGTTCGGACATCACTTTGCGGCGATCTCGGGGGCGGGTCCGCTGATTGGCCCGGTCCTGGCGGCACAGTACGGCTACGCCCCGACGTTTCTCTGGATGCTGCTCGGCGCCGTGATCGCGGGCGGCGTCCACGACATGACGATCCTGGTCGCCTCGATCCGCCGGAAGGGCAAGTCGCTCGCCGAGATCGCCCGCGCCGAGGTGAGCCCGCTCGCCGGGTTCGTCGGCTCGATCGCCATCCTGATCATCATCATCGTCGCCCTGGCTGGCCTGGGTTTCGCAGTGGTGAACGCCCTGCGCGACAGCTCCTGGGGGACGTTTACGATCTCGATGACGATCCCGGTGGCGATGTTTGTCGGCATGTGGATGTACCGCCTCCGGAAGGGCCACATCATCGAAGCCAGCGTCATCGGGGTGGTCGGTGTCTTTGCCGCGCTCATCATCGGCGGGATGATCCCGGGTTCGCGGTTCGCCCCGGCCTTCACCCTGTCGCGCGAAGGGATTGTCATCGCGCTGGCTGCCTACGGGTTCATCGCGTCCGTGCTGCCCGTCTGGCTGTTGCTCGTCCCACGCGACTACCTCTCGTCGTATCTCAAGATCGGAACGATCGCCGCGCTCATCGCCGGCGTGTTCATCGTGCATCCCACACTGCAGATGCCCGCGTTCACCCCGTACGACGCCGGTGGCGGGCCCATTATTCCCGGCAAGCTGTACCCATTTCTCTTCATCACGATCGCCTGTGGTGCCATCTCGGGCTTCCACTCGCTGGTCTCTTCGGGCACCACGCCGAAGATGCTCGACAAGGAACGGGACGCGCTGCCAGTCGCCTACGGCGCCATGCTGATGGAGTGCATCGTTTCGGTGGTGGCCCTCATCGCCGCCTGCTCCCTGCACCCGGCCGATTACTTCGCCATCAACGTCAGCCCCGACAAGTTCGCGGCGATGGGGTTGACGCCGGTGAACCTCGACATGCTGTCGTCGCGAGTGGGTGAATTGGTGGCGGGACGTCCGGGCGGGGCGGTGTCGTTGGCCGTCGGATTCGCGCAGATCTTCGCGGGGATCCCAGGCCTGACCCACCTGATGGGCTACTGGTATCACTTCGCGATCATGTTCGAAGCCCTGTTCATCCTCACGACGATCGATGCCGGGACGCGCGTGGCACGCTTCCTGGTGCAGGAGTACGTGGGCCGCGTGTGGAAGCCGATGGAGCGCACCGACTGGCTCCCCGGGTCGCTGTTGTCGACCAGCTTCGTCGTCTTCGCGTGGGCGTACTTCATCTGGACCGGCAATATCTCGACCATCTGGCCGATGTTCGGTTCCGCAAATCAGCTGCTGGCGGCGGTGGCGCTTGCCGTCGCAACAGCGGCCCTGCTCAACGCCGGCAAGGTTCGCTATGTCTGGGTCACGCTGGTGCCGCTGGTGTTCGTCGCGGTCACGACGATCTACGCGGGCGTGCTCAATATCACCGACAACTTCCTGCCCCTGTCGAGAGTGCCCGGCAAGGAGCTTCTGGGCTGGGTCAATGTGACGCTGACCTCGGTGATCCTCTGTTGTGTCATCGTGGTGCTCGTTGAGACCGGCCGCCGCGCGTGGCGCGTGCTGAGGAAGCAGGAGTACACGAAGAATGGCCAGACCGTGAAGGTGATCGATGGCAGCCCGGTCGAGGTGTTAACGTTCGGCGAGGCGTAG
- a CDS encoding DoxX family protein, with amino-acid sequence MNSLEKYADHAYALLRIMAGLMFSFHGAQLLLGVLSEFQPPAGSQLWFGGAIELVGGLAVMLGFQTRAAAVLCSGTMIVAYVQFHWKFQIGARFFPALNQGELAALYCFVFLLIACRGGVKWCLDKTN; translated from the coding sequence ATGAACAGTCTTGAGAAGTACGCGGATCACGCTTACGCCTTGTTGCGAATCATGGCGGGATTGATGTTCTCGTTCCACGGCGCCCAGCTACTCCTTGGGGTGCTTTCCGAGTTCCAACCGCCGGCGGGGTCCCAGCTGTGGTTTGGTGGGGCCATCGAGCTCGTGGGAGGGCTGGCGGTGATGCTGGGATTCCAGACACGCGCAGCCGCGGTTCTCTGCAGCGGCACGATGATCGTGGCGTATGTCCAATTCCACTGGAAGTTCCAAATCGGCGCCAGGTTCTTCCCGGCGCTCAACCAAGGCGAACTGGCCGCTCTCTACTGCTTCGTGTTCCTCCTGATTGCCTGCCGAGGCGGAGTCAAGTGGTGCCTGGACAAGACGAACTGA
- a CDS encoding amidohydrolase family protein: protein MPTYHASWVLPIASPPIRNGWVRTDGGRIAAVGDAGDRTCSSGGEHDDVELGDVAVMPALVNAHTHLELSWLRGRVPPGRNFIDWVMAQMRVRLSPQDAASDATVRTGIQEALAEMRASGTGVVGDISNSLVGLDLLASSGLVGVIFHEILKFNPSDPATCVAKAQARIEAVPEVPGWRLALAPHAPYSVAPGIFEAIRDTRQPARTLPTSVHVGESPEEMELLITGGGRWREVLEGMGAWNPEWEVPWSGPIAYLDRMKFWDARTLAVHGVQLSDIELGLLAARGATLVTCPRSNVYVGVGAPPVARFFKSGARIAIGTDSLASVQDLNLFTELAELHGLAPEVPPSRLLACATTNGAIALGLGHEYGTIEVGNRAALLAVTIPAGTADVEQYLVSGITPDRVQWIESPTC from the coding sequence ATGCCCACCTATCACGCGTCCTGGGTCCTCCCGATTGCGAGTCCGCCGATTCGCAACGGATGGGTTCGCACCGACGGCGGCCGCATTGCGGCCGTCGGTGATGCCGGCGACCGCACCTGTTCGTCAGGCGGCGAGCACGACGATGTGGAGCTGGGCGACGTGGCGGTGATGCCGGCTCTGGTCAACGCGCACACCCACCTGGAGTTGTCGTGGCTACGCGGGCGTGTGCCGCCCGGGCGTAACTTCATCGACTGGGTGATGGCGCAGATGCGCGTGCGTCTGTCTCCACAGGACGCCGCGAGCGACGCCACCGTTCGAACGGGAATCCAGGAGGCCCTGGCGGAGATGCGAGCCTCCGGCACCGGCGTCGTCGGCGATATCAGCAACTCGCTCGTTGGCCTCGACCTGCTGGCGTCGAGTGGTCTGGTCGGTGTCATCTTCCACGAGATTCTGAAGTTCAACCCCTCGGACCCAGCAACATGTGTGGCGAAGGCGCAGGCGAGGATTGAGGCGGTGCCCGAGGTGCCGGGATGGAGGCTGGCCCTGGCGCCTCACGCGCCATACTCGGTGGCTCCGGGCATCTTCGAGGCCATCCGCGACACCCGACAGCCGGCGCGTACCCTGCCGACCTCCGTCCACGTGGGCGAATCGCCCGAAGAGATGGAGCTGCTGATCACCGGCGGCGGACGGTGGCGCGAAGTGCTCGAAGGGATGGGCGCGTGGAATCCCGAGTGGGAAGTGCCGTGGTCCGGTCCGATTGCCTACCTCGACCGGATGAAGTTCTGGGATGCTCGGACGCTCGCGGTGCACGGCGTGCAATTGAGCGACATCGAACTCGGCCTGCTCGCCGCTCGCGGGGCGACCCTGGTCACCTGTCCGCGCAGCAACGTGTATGTCGGTGTCGGCGCGCCGCCGGTGGCCCGTTTCTTTAAGTCGGGAGCACGGATCGCCATTGGCACCGACAGCCTCGCGAGCGTGCAGGACCTGAACCTGTTTACCGAACTGGCCGAACTGCACGGCCTGGCGCCCGAGGTGCCGCCGTCGCGTCTGCTCGCGTGTGCCACCACGAATGGCGCGATCGCGCTTGGTCTCGGTCACGAATACGGGACCATCGAGGTGGGGAACAGGGCCGCACTGCTGGCGGTGACGATTCCTGCTGGCACAGCGGATGTGGAACAATACCTGGTATCGGGAA